The Paraburkholderia agricolaris genome includes the window AGATCCGATTCGCCGTAGGGAGCCGGTGCGGTAACGCCTTGGCTAATACACATCGAAGCGTACTGATCCCCCGGGCTTCCCTGAGCCGATGCCACCGTCGCGACGCTTGCGAGCGAGCCGATCATTGTGCAGGTCAGTACTAGCGATACTTTTCGAATCAATGTCATGGTTTGTCTATTTATGAGAGTTTTCGTGGATCAAGACGGCCGCATACACCCCTGCATACGGCCGGTGCTACAGGTAATACGGTAATACAGGTAATTCAGTTACCAGCCAGTCAGAACGCAAATGACGCCATCAACCTTCTGACGAATTGTGACAGCAGTTTTTCGAAAAGTACTGCTTTAAGCAGTCGCTCCGATCAGAAACAATAACAAGGGTTTTTATTTTTCTATTGAATCCGGCGACGTCGCAACGCGCTGGCGCACAATACCATTAAACAATGTCGTAGATATTTTCGGATTCGGATGCAGACAAAAGATGCGAGCAATAAACAGCGTATTCGCCATTACATCGGCGTGTTAAAAGAAGCGTTCTGCAAATTGCAGAACACTCCGCGCCGACGCTGCGACCGGGACAGTGCGGGATAGTTGTGGGGTGTCGTGTAATACGTCTGCGCGAAGCAGAACGACCCGTTGCACGCAACGGGTCGTGGGCACGCTGGCCCGTTACTTTTCGGCCAGAACCTGCTGAATGACCTGCTCGAAGGTTTCCACAGGCTGTCCGCCGCTCACCAGATAGCGACCGTTAAAGATGATCGCCGGCACGGACTGGATACCCTTCGCGTGGTATTCCTGTTCTTCCGCACGAACCTCGTCGGCATAGGCTCCGCTTCGCAGCACCTCACTGGCTTCGCCGGCATCGAGCCCGACGGATCGAGCCGCTTCCGCCAGCACCTCGTGATTGCCCGGATCCTTGCCGTCGGAATGATAGGCCCGCAGCAGCGCCAGTTTGAGCGGCAACTGTTTGCCTTTGAGGCCGGCCCAATGCAGCAGGCGATGTGCATCGAAGGTGTTATAGACATGCGTGCGCGCGCCGAAATCAAACCCGACACTCGCGCCACGCTCACGGATTGCTGCCTGCGTTTCGGCGATCTGCTCCGGCGTGCGTCCGTACTTTTTGCCGAGATAATCAACAATGGTCTCGCCGTCCGGCCCCATCTCCGGATTCAGTTCGAAGGGATGCACGGTGACCTGCGCGTCGACCGTATCGCCTAAGCGCGACAGGGCAAGCTGAAGCGACGAGAGGCCGATCGCGCACCACGGGCAGGCGATATCGGAGACAAAATCGATAGTTAGCGGTTGTTTCATGACTTTCCTGACGGGAATAACCTGTGACACGGCCGCCTCGGTACCACCCAAAAACGGCCCACAGGGTAGCCTAGCCTGAATCGCCAATATTTGCAGGACTGCGCCGCGGCCCTCAGCCGAAGCGCGTCTGCGCGCAAGCTTCAGTCCGGCATCCCGTCATGCTCTCCGATTGGCCTTGCGGGCCAGTCCACCCAGCGGTCCGCGCGAGACCGTTCGTACGCTTCGTTGAGCGGGTAACGAATGCGGTTGTCGTCACGCGGACGTTCGCCGATCACCATCAGCCTGACTTCGTCCTGCGTATTGTTGATAAAGGTGTGGCAGATGCCGGTGCCTGCCGGAAATGCGACGGAATCGCCTTCCGCAAGTGCATGAAGCACACCGTCGATCCAGACATCGGGCTTGCCTTCGAGCACGTACACAAACTCCTGCTCGGTGCTCTCAGCGTGCGGATAGGAGGTCCGCCGGCCAGGTAAAAGCCTCACGTGATGAATGCCGATACGCGTAATGCCAAGCGCGGCGGAAAGCGGTGCGTCCAGCGCCATTTTCTCGGTATCGCCGCGATAGGAATGCGCATCCGGTTCTTCCAGTTCAGTCCAGTGTTTGATGAAATCCGGACGGCTCATCGCTTGCTCTCCTTAAGGACTACGGTCGATAACAACGGCTTGCACAAAGCACGATACGTCTTCGGTTTCGCAATCAAAACTCCCGTCGCTCCGAGGTCACTTCGAAGTCATTTAGACACGCGGATATTGAACGGTTTCCCCGGCACCCAGGCCCAGGTCGCAATGACCTTCGCGCCTTTCGGTCCGGCCGTGGTGACGTGCACGACACCGGCAGGCATCCGGTAGCTCTCGCCCGCACGAACGACCTGGGTGGGTTGACCGTCGGCCTGCACCGTCACCTCGCCCTCGAGCACGTACGCGACCTCCGGGCCGGTCGCCTTATGCCACGGCTTCGACGCGTTCGGCGGAAATTCAGCAATCCCCATGCCCATTTCGCGATCGGTTCCAGGAACGGGAACCCGTTGCAGAACAACCGTGTCTTTCGCCGCCGGCGCGCTGTCCGCAGCGTTGACCGCTTGAACGCACATGAGCGCAGGAAGGAGAAGAAGGCAGCGAGCGTTTTTCATCGAAGATCTTCCTGGTCATTGTTGGCCGTTGGCCAGCGCCGTGAGAATCCGGTATGCAGCGCTCACCCGTTCTTCGATGGGGAAGTTCTTGTTGGCGAGAATGACGATCCCCAGCCGCTTCTGCGGAATAAATGCGATGTACGCGCCGAAGCCGTTGGTCGAGCCGGTTTTGTTGATCCAGACGTCTTCACGAGGCGCCTGCGGCGGCGATATTGCAGTGACCGGCGTTGCGTTGAAGATCATCGCGGGTGAATTGCCGTCCAGGAGTGTCTGCAGTTTGACGGGATACGGATATTGTTCCCATATCAGATCCTGGGTCATCGCCCCGGCTTTGAAGTATCCGGTATGGGTGTCCGTAACCGCACGCTGGAACTTCGGGTCCAACGGAATCAGATTCATATTGGCTTGCACGAAGCGAATCATGTCGGCAGCCGTGGTCCTCACACCGTAGGCCTCTTCGGACAACACTCCGGGTGCCATTCTGATCGGCGCGCCCTGTTTCGTGTAGCCCTGAGCGTAGTCGTTCAAGGCACTGGCGGGAACCTTGATGTAGCTGCGCTTCATATCGAGTGCGGGAAACAGCTGATTCTCCATCAACCGGCTGAAATCCTGACCCATGCTCTTTGCGGTTATCAGACCGAGCGCGCCGATACCGGGATTGGCATATGTCCGATAGGTTCCAGGCGCATAAGTGGGCTGCCATTGCTGGAAATACTGCATCAACTGATCGTTGTTGTGGATCGAGTCCGGCACCTGCAAAGGGAGCCCGCCAGGCGTGTGTGTACCCAGATTGAGCAGACTGACCTTGCCGAACTGGCTATTGCGCAGAGACGGGAGATACTTGTCCGACTGATCCGACAAAGACAGATCGCCGCGCACCTGGGCGTATGAAGCCAGTGTCGCCGTCAAGGTCTTGCTGACAGAACCGAGTTCGAACAAGGTGTCACGCGTGACTGGCTGCTTCGTTTCCGTCGACGCGAGGCCATAGTTGAATACGAAGTGTTTGTCACCGTCGACGATCCCGACTGCCATGCCGGCGATATTGTCTTTCGCCATGACCGGTTGTATGGCACGGGTCACTGTCTGACTGATTCTGCTTTGCTGATCATCGGCCGCGCGGCTAACGGTGGTGATTGCACAGGCAAAGAGGGTTGTTGCGATAACGCTGATGGCTCTGAGGTTCATGTCCCTAATATGTCAATTTTGCGCAGGGGGTGTGACGTCCGGGCGGACTCACCGGGAAAGGAGTATGCGTGCTCGCCGACCCGCCGACTAGCGACGATATCTTGTCCCTGGGGGAAGAAAATCTATCGCGTGATATGCGATACCCCTCCTCCACCGCCTACCGGCCGCCCGGGCTTCCTTCTTCCTTCTGCCCGCCCCCTGCGCTTACGATCAGTACGAACCCATATAGTCGCGCTTGCCGATTTCGACGCCGTTATGGCGCAGAATCGCGTAGGCCGTCGTCACGTGGAAGAAGAACTGCGGCAAACCGTAGTTTTGCAGATAGGCGCTGCCGACCAGCTTCTTCTCTTTCGGCGTACCCGGACGCAAAACGATTTCCTTGTTCTCGCTACCGTCGAATTGCGCGGCATCGAGCGAGCCGATGTATGTCAACGCCTTGGCGATGAGCGCTTGCAGGTCGGCAAACGTGACTTCGGTGTCGGGCCACGACGGCACTTCGACGCCAGCCAGCCGCGAGCTCACGCCTTTGGCGAAATCGGCAGCGATCTGCACCTGGCGCACGAGGGGGAACATATCCGGGAACAGGCGCGCCTGCAGCAGCGCGTTCGGCTCGATGTTCTTTTCGGTGACGTGGGCTTCGGCTTTCTTCAGCACGTCGGACAATGCCGTCAGCATTTGCTTGAAAACCGGAACGGATGCGCTGTAGATGGAACTTGTCATGGTCACTCTTTCGATCGATGTGGGATGCCGGCGCGGAAAATGCCGCGCCGGTCGGTTTAATCTCTGGCCGGTCGTTAAACTTGTTGACTGGAGCGGCGGAAGATTACCATTGTCCTCGCGGGAATACTCATGCGGGAGCGCGGCACGTCTGCACCAGGCGCCAGGCGGCAAGCGGCGGCAGTACCGGCAGGTCGGCTTCACGCCAGGACAAACCAGCAAACAGGATCGATACTCATGAACGACAAGCAAGATGCAGCGCCAGACAGCACCGCAGCACGCGTCGCCTTGTGGCGCGCGCTGCATGTCGAGGCCGATTCCCTGCCGCATGTGCTGGACGACACCATCGGCCTTAAGCTGCTGGCCCCGGACGAGGGCTGGCGCGCCCGCGGAGACATGGACCCGCAGTTCACGCGGCCGTTTCGCGCGTCCATCGTGGCCCGGGCGCGCTTCATCGAGGATCTGGTCGTGGAGCAGGCGGCTCGCGGAGTGAGCCAGTATGTGATCCTTGGCGCGGGCCTCGACACCTTCGCACAACGCAGACCGGAGCTCGCGTCCCTCCTCAAGGTGTTCGAGGTCGACCCGCCCGGCCCCCAGGCATGGAAGCGGGAGCGCCTGATCGAACTCGGCTTCGGCGTGCCGGACTGGCTGCGCTTCGTACCGGTCGATTTCGAGGCGGGCGGTTCCTGGCGGGACGAACTGGTAAGCGCCGGCTTCGATGAGAGCAAGCCGGCAATCGTGGTCTCCACGGGCGTCAGCATGTATCTCACGAGGGAGGCAAACGCGGCCACGCTGCGCGAAGTCGCCGCCCTCGCCCCAGGCTCGACGCTCGCCATGACGTTCCTGCTGCCGCTCGAACTGGCCGATCCCGAAGTACGCCCCGGACTCGAGATGGCGGAGAAAGGCGCGCGGGCAAGTGGCACGCCGTTCCTCAGCTTCTTCACTCCGCCGGATATCCAGGCGCTGGCCCGTGAAGCAGGCTTTAAAGAAGCCCGGCACGTCTCGGCGGCGGATCTGACCCAGCGCTACTTCCAGGGCAGGACGGATGGCCTGCGCCCGCCGAACAATGCCGAGGAACTGCTGGTCGCGCATACCTAGCCGCCCGCACACTTTCCGACCAGCACGATCACGCGAATGAGCCACTCAGGTGAACACTAGCTACCTCGTCGGCGAATCCAGACCCGCACCCCGCGTGCGACGCCTGCTATGGCTCTGGATCGCGTTCTGGCTGCTTATGCTGGCGGTTGGGATGCAGGAAAGCTTGTGGTCCGGCAAACTGCTTGTGTGGCAGCCGCTCGTCAACAACGGCTCGTCAGCACTCGGAGCCACTGTGCTGGCTGTCATACAGAAGCGGCGCGCCGACCGGTTCGACAGTCTTCTGAACCAGCCACTGCAATGGTTTCTGCGCGTCTGGGCATGGCTGCCGCTGCAACTGCCCGTCTACGTCACTGCGGTGTATGCGTTGCGGATCGGTCTCTACGCACTCGCTGGCGTACGGTTCCGGCACGGACCGTGGGCGGAGGTCATCGCTTACGAGGTGACGCAATTCGTGCTGTTTTACGCGTTGCTCGGGGGAATTCAATTCGGCCTGCGCTCCTACCGGGCGTGGGCCGCCGAGCGCTTGCGCTCCGCACAGCAGGCGAATCTGGCACGGCAGGCACAGCTTGCGCAGTTGACCCAGCAACTGCAGCCGCACTTTCTCTTTAACGCGCTGAACACCATTTCATCACTGATCCACAGCGATCCCGACACGGCCGACATGCTGCTCACGCGCCTCGCGACCTTGTTGCGCGCGGCCACCGACGCAAGCCAGCATCCCGAACAGTCTCTGGCCGACGAACTGACTTTGCTCCACGCCTATGCGGACATCATGGTGCGGCGTTTCTCAGACCGGGTGCAGATTACCTGGGATGTCGATGCGAGCGCGCAGACTTGCCGTGTGCCCACGCTCGGACTTCAACCGCTGCTGGAAAACTGCTTCCGCCACGTCGTGGAGCAACGCAGCGCGTTCACGCACATCGCGATACGCATACAGCGTAGTGCGAACCAGTTGCGAATCGAGATTGAAGACGACGGAGACTTGCAGCGTCTGCCCGAGCGGCGCGGTGTGGGGCTGGGCAACCTCGAGGACCGTCTGCAATCGCTGTACGGCACGCAAGCAAGTCTCACCCTGCAACTGCGGCCGGGCGGCGGCCTGATCGCTGGAATGACGCTGCCATGCGCGTACTGATCGTCGACGACGAGGCGCTCGCCCGCAGCAAGCTGCTGCGCATGCTTCACGCCTTCCCCGATGTCGAGGTGATTGGCGAAGCCGCCAACGGTGCCACGGCGTTGACGCTGACTGCCCAGTTGCGGCCGGACGTGATCTTCCTCGACGTGCAGATGCCCGAGGTCGGCGGTTTCGACGTGGCGGCTTCGCTGCCCGATGACGCCACGGCGGACGCGCCCGCCGTGGTCTTCGTAACCGCATTCGACCAGTACGCGTTGCAGGCATTCGACGCCCACGCGGTCGACTATCTGCTGAAACCGGTCGACCCCGAGCGCCTCGCGCGCGCCGTGCAGCGCTTGCGCAAGTCGGTGCGCGGCACGGCACGCCCGAGCGTCGGCATGCCCGCCCAACTGATGATCACCGAGCGCGGGCAAACGCATATCGTGCGCTGCGCCGATATCGAGTGGCTGGAGGCCGCCGACAACTACGTCAACCTTCATCTGCCCGGCAAAAGCCTGCTGATACGCCGCACGCTCGCCGCCCTGCTCAACGACCTCGAGCCGGCCTTTGTCCGTACGCACCGCGGCGCCGCCGTGGCGTTGACTGCCGTGCTCAGCGTGCGGCCACGGGGAAAGGGCGACGCCAC containing:
- a CDS encoding class I SAM-dependent methyltransferase; this translates as MNDKQDAAPDSTAARVALWRALHVEADSLPHVLDDTIGLKLLAPDEGWRARGDMDPQFTRPFRASIVARARFIEDLVVEQAARGVSQYVILGAGLDTFAQRRPELASLLKVFEVDPPGPQAWKRERLIELGFGVPDWLRFVPVDFEAGGSWRDELVSAGFDESKPAIVVSTGVSMYLTREANAATLREVAALAPGSTLAMTFLLPLELADPEVRPGLEMAEKGARASGTPFLSFFTPPDIQALAREAGFKEARHVSAADLTQRYFQGRTDGLRPPNNAEELLVAHT
- a CDS encoding LytR/AlgR family response regulator transcription factor, whose product is MRVLIVDDEALARSKLLRMLHAFPDVEVIGEAANGATALTLTAQLRPDVIFLDVQMPEVGGFDVAASLPDDATADAPAVVFVTAFDQYALQAFDAHAVDYLLKPVDPERLARAVQRLRKSVRGTARPSVGMPAQLMITERGQTHIVRCADIEWLEAADNYVNLHLPGKSLLIRRTLAALLNDLEPAFVRTHRGAAVALTAVLSVRPRGKGDATVVLRSGVEVPCSRQHRELLMQRLQQ
- the ampC gene encoding class C beta-lactamase; this encodes MNLRAISVIATTLFACAITTVSRAADDQQSRISQTVTRAIQPVMAKDNIAGMAVGIVDGDKHFVFNYGLASTETKQPVTRDTLFELGSVSKTLTATLASYAQVRGDLSLSDQSDKYLPSLRNSQFGKVSLLNLGTHTPGGLPLQVPDSIHNNDQLMQYFQQWQPTYAPGTYRTYANPGIGALGLITAKSMGQDFSRLMENQLFPALDMKRSYIKVPASALNDYAQGYTKQGAPIRMAPGVLSEEAYGVRTTAADMIRFVQANMNLIPLDPKFQRAVTDTHTGYFKAGAMTQDLIWEQYPYPVKLQTLLDGNSPAMIFNATPVTAISPPQAPREDVWINKTGSTNGFGAYIAFIPQKRLGIVILANKNFPIEERVSAAYRILTALANGQQ
- a CDS encoding cupin domain-containing protein, which gives rise to MSRPDFIKHWTELEEPDAHSYRGDTEKMALDAPLSAALGITRIGIHHVRLLPGRRTSYPHAESTEQEFVYVLEGKPDVWIDGVLHALAEGDSVAFPAGTGICHTFINNTQDEVRLMVIGERPRDDNRIRYPLNEAYERSRADRWVDWPARPIGEHDGMPD
- a CDS encoding DsbA family oxidoreductase, which translates into the protein MKQPLTIDFVSDIACPWCAIGLSSLQLALSRLGDTVDAQVTVHPFELNPEMGPDGETIVDYLGKKYGRTPEQIAETQAAIRERGASVGFDFGARTHVYNTFDAHRLLHWAGLKGKQLPLKLALLRAYHSDGKDPGNHEVLAEAARSVGLDAGEASEVLRSGAYADEVRAEEQEYHAKGIQSVPAIIFNGRYLVSGGQPVETFEQVIQQVLAEK
- a CDS encoding sensor histidine kinase, translated to MNTSYLVGESRPAPRVRRLLWLWIAFWLLMLAVGMQESLWSGKLLVWQPLVNNGSSALGATVLAVIQKRRADRFDSLLNQPLQWFLRVWAWLPLQLPVYVTAVYALRIGLYALAGVRFRHGPWAEVIAYEVTQFVLFYALLGGIQFGLRSYRAWAAERLRSAQQANLARQAQLAQLTQQLQPHFLFNALNTISSLIHSDPDTADMLLTRLATLLRAATDASQHPEQSLADELTLLHAYADIMVRRFSDRVQITWDVDASAQTCRVPTLGLQPLLENCFRHVVEQRSAFTHIAIRIQRSANQLRIEIEDDGDLQRLPERRGVGLGNLEDRLQSLYGTQASLTLQLRPGGGLIAGMTLPCAY
- a CDS encoding DUF1993 domain-containing protein; amino-acid sequence: MTSSIYSASVPVFKQMLTALSDVLKKAEAHVTEKNIEPNALLQARLFPDMFPLVRQVQIAADFAKGVSSRLAGVEVPSWPDTEVTFADLQALIAKALTYIGSLDAAQFDGSENKEIVLRPGTPKEKKLVGSAYLQNYGLPQFFFHVTTAYAILRHNGVEIGKRDYMGSY
- a CDS encoding cupin domain-containing protein — encoded protein: MKNARCLLLLPALMCVQAVNAADSAPAAKDTVVLQRVPVPGTDREMGMGIAEFPPNASKPWHKATGPEVAYVLEGEVTVQADGQPTQVVRAGESYRMPAGVVHVTTAGPKGAKVIATWAWVPGKPFNIRVSK